The Cervus elaphus chromosome 22, mCerEla1.1, whole genome shotgun sequence genome has a window encoding:
- the ADSL gene encoding adenylosuccinate lyase translates to MAAGGDRGGREAACGHDSYRSPLASRYASPEMCFLFSDKYKFRTWRQLWLWLAEAEQALGLPITDEQIQEMKSNLDNIDFKMAAEEEKQLRHDVMAHVHTFAHCCPRAAGIIHLGATSCYVGDNTDLIILRNAFDLLLPKLARVISRLADFAKERADLPTLGFTHFQPAQLTTVGKRCCLWIQDLCMDLQSLKRVRDELRFRGVKGTTGTQASFLQLFEGDDQKVEQLDKMVTEKAGFKRAFIITGQTYTRKVDIEVLSVLASLGASVHKICTDIRLLANLKEMEEPFEKQQIGSSAMPYKRNPMRSERCCSLARHLMALVTDPLQTASVQWFERTLDDSANRRICLAEAFLTADTVLNTLQNISEGLVVYPKVIERRIRQELPFMATENIIVAMVKAGGNRQDCHEKIRVLSQQAAAVVKQEGGDNDLIERIQADAYFSPIHSQLDHLLDPSSFTGRASQQVQKFLEEEVCPLLKPYESVMKVKAELYL, encoded by the exons ATGGCCGCGGGGGGCGACCGTGGCGGGCGGGAGGCGGCCTGCGGGCACGACAGCTACCGCTCGCCGCTTGCCTCCCGTTATGCCAGCCCGGAGATGTGCTTCCTGTTTAGCGACAAGTACAAATTCCGGACCTGGCGGCAGCTCTGGCTGTGGCTGGCGGAGGCCGAGCAG GCACTGGGTTTGCCTATCACAGATGAACAAATCCAGGAGATGAAATCAAACCTGGACAACATCGACTTCAAGATGGCAGCTGAGGAGGAGAAGCAGTTACGACATGATGTGATGGCCCACGTGCACACGTTTGCCCACTGCTGCCCCAGAGCTGCTGGCATCATCCATCTTGGCGCCACctcctgctatgtgggagacaaTACA GACCTGATTATTCTCAGAAATGCATTTGACCTGCTTTTGCCAAAG CTTGCCAGGGTGATCTCTCGGCTTGCCGACTTTGCCAAGGAACGAGCCGATCTCCCCACCTTAGGTTTCACACATTTCCA GCCTGCTCAGCTGACCACAGTTGGGAAACGTTGCTGTCTCTGGATTCAGGATCTGTGCATGGATCTCCAAAGCCTGAAGCGTGTCCGGGATGAACTGCGCTTCCGAGGCGTGAAGGGTACCACCGGCACCCAGGCCAGCTTCCTGCAGCTCTTCGAGGGAGATGACCAAAAG GTAGAACAGCTTGACAAGATGGTGACAGAAAAGGCAGGATTCAAGAG gGCTTTCATCATCACAGGGCAGACCTATACACGAAAAGTAGATATTGAGGTGCTCTCTGTGCTGGCTAGCTTGGGGGCATCGGTGCACAAG ATTTGTACCGACATACGACTCCTGGCAAACCTCAAGGAGATGGAGGAGCCCTTTGAAAAACAGCAGATTG GCTCAAGTGCAATGCCATACAAGCGGAACCCTATGCGCTCAGAGCGGTGCTGCAGCCTGGCCCGGCACCTGATGGCGCTTGTCACGGACCCCCTGCAGACGGCCtctgtgcagtggtttgagcgCACGCTCGATGACAGTGCCAACCG gcGAATCTGTTTGGCGGAGGCGTTTCTCACTGCAGATACTGTACTGAATACGTTGCAGAACATTTCTGAAGGATTGGTGGTATACCCCAAA GTAATTGAGCGGCGCATTCGGCAGGAGCTGCCTTTCATGGCCACAGAGAACATCATTGTGGCCATGGTGAAAGCTGGGGGTAACCGCCAG GATTGCCATGAGAAAATCAGAGTGCTCTCGCAGCAGGCAGCTGCCGTGGTCAAGCAGGAAGGGGGTGACAACGACCTCATCGAGCGCATCCAGGCTGATGCCTACTTCAGTCCAATCCACTCCCAGTTGGACCATTTGCTGGATCCTTCTTCTTTCACCGGCCGTGCATCCCAGCAG GTACAGAAATTCTTAGAAGAGGAGGTGTGTCCCCTGTTAAAACCCTATGAAAGTGTGATGAAGGTGAAGGCCGAATTATATCTGTAG